DNA from Synechococcus elongatus PCC 6301:
CGGTGGCCGCTGCGCCGCGCCAAGCCGAACCGGAGTATGACGGCGATCGCCTTGTGGGGACGAAGTTAGTCAGTCTGCCGCCCCAAGTTGAGCCACTGCGTCAGCGAATCATCACGCTGTTGCTGCACGAAGGACAGTCCTTGCTAGCGCTGAATGCCTTGCTGCAAATGGCGATGGTCGATCGCCAAGTCGTGCGCCGCAAGCTACAAAGCCGCGATCGCCAAGCCGAGGAATTGATCTGGCGATTTGCGATCGCGAAAGGGATGGCTGTCGCCATCAACCCAATCAGTTTTGTCGATCTGCTGGGAGGTGCCGCGATCGATGTCGCGCTGATTCTGCAACTCTCCCAGCTCTACGATCTGCCGATTGGTGAAGGCAAAGCGATCGCCCTACTCCGCACGATCGCGGTAGGCATGGGCAGTTTAGGGCTGGGTGAAGGCTTAGTGCGCGTCGGTTTGAGTGCCCTCAAGGGACTCATGGGCGTGGCCGCTCCCGTCAGTGGCGGCTTGAGCTTGGGCGTTTACGTCCCTGTTGCGCTCACTCAGGCAGGGATTGGTGGTTTTGCCACCTACGCGATCGGGCAAGTGACCAAGGCTTATCTGGCCAATGGTGCAGATTGGGGGCCAGAAGGAGCCGGACTGCTGACCCAGCAAATCTTGGACAGTTTGGATGAAGCCGCGATTTTGCAACGCCTGCGGGGTGAAATCGATCGCCGCTTACGGCTCAAGCAGCTTTAGCGGCGGAGAGCCATGCATTTAGCCCTGTTTGGAACCAGTGCCGACCCGCCCACCTTGGCGCATCAAGCGATCATCCAAGGCTGCGCTGATTGCTTTGATCATGTGGCGATTTGGGCGTCAGACAACCCTTTTAAGCAACATGCGGCTTCCCTGCGCGATCGCAGTCAGATGTTGGCGGCCATGGTCAATGCCTGTCAGCCGCCCCTGAGTAATGCACAGGTTTACGCTGACCTCAGTTTTCCGCGCACGATTCAGACCCTGACAGTAGCTCGCGATCGCTGGCCACAAGCCAAGATTTCGCTAGTGATTGGCAGTGATTTGCTAGCGCAGATTCCCCGCTGGTATCAAGCGGCGCAGTGGTTGCCGAGCGTCTCCTTGTTTGTGGTGCCCCGTCCTGCCTCTAATGATTGGCAAACCGCCGCCGATTGGTTGACGCAACAAGGCACCACTGTAGCGATCGCACCCTTCCAAGGTCCCGCGATCGCATCCTCGACCTTTCGAGAAAGCAGCGACTGGCGACTGCTACCGGCTGCCGTTACCGCCTACATTCATCAACATCAGCTCTATTCCTCGGCTTCCGCTGCCCTATGAAACTGGCGATCGCGCAACTTAATCCCACGATTGGGGATTTGACCGGTAATACCCAAGCGATTGTGGCGGTGGCTCGGGAAGCCCAACAAGCAGGAGCGCGATTGCTGTTGACGCCGGAACTGTCGCTCTGCGGCTACCCACCTCGCGATTTGCTGCTGTTACCCGATTTTCTGGCGGCGATCGCTGATCAGCTTGAGCAACTCTGTCGCGAAGCCCCAAAGGATATTGCACTGCTGGTGGGTGCTCCGCTGCCGAATCCGCAAGCGGGCATTGAGGGCGGCAAGCCGCTGTTCAATGGCGCGGTGCTGATTGAGAACGGTGAAATCCGCGATCGCTTCTACAAACAGTTGCTACCCACCTACGACGTCTTTGATGAAGACCGCTATTTTCAGTCGGGGCAAGGCGGTTGGTTTGACCTCCAAGCGGAGGGAGAAACCCTGAGAGTGGGGGTCAGCATTTGCGAAGACCTTTGGAATGAACCGGAGTTCTGGGGAGAGCGTCGCTACGAATCGGATCCGATCGCGGCCTTAGTGGCTGATCAAATTGACTTGCTGGTCAATCTTTCGGCTTCGCCCTACTGCTTTGGCAAACCCAAACTGCGCGAAGCCCTACTCCGGCATACCTGTCGCCGCTATCAAATTCCGTTGCTCTACGCCAATCAAGTCGGCGGCAATGATGACCTGATTTTTGATGGCAACAGCTTTGTCCTGAATGCCGCAGGTGAGGTTTTGCAGAGAGGTAAACACTGCCAAGCTGAATTGCTGATCGTAGATTGGCAGCAGATCCAATTGGCACCTGCAACTACAGCGATCGCCTCTCCATCACTCACAGAGTCACAACAGGATTTAGCTGAACTCTGGGAAGTGTTGGTGCTCGGACTGCGAGATTACACCCGTAAGTGTGGCTTCAAAAGCATTGTCTTGGGGCTAAGTGGTGGGATTGACTCAGCATTGGTTGCTGCTTTAGCTGCTGCTGCGATCGAGGCAGAGAATGTGCTCGCGATTCTGATGCCTTCACCCTACAGTTCCGATCACTCAATTACGGATGCGATCGCCCTAGCCGAGAATCTTCAGATTCGCCATGAAACGATCGCAATCGCACCCTTGATGACGGCTTTTGAACATTCGCTATCGGACTTATTCGCAGGGCGATCGCCGGATGTCACGGAAGAGGATATCCAATCGCGGATTCGCGGCACTTTACTGATGGCAGCAGCCAATAAATTGGGATCACTTCTGGTTACAACGGGGAATAAGTCAGAGCTAGCCGTTGGCTATTGCACGCTCTACGGCGATATGAATGGCGGCCTCGCAGCGATCGCAGATCTACCCAAAACTTGGGTCTATCAGTTGTGTCACTGGTTAAATTCTGAAGCGGCAGCCGAGGTGCGATCGCAACACTTTCCACAAGCTCCAACAGAAATTATCCCTGACTCAATCCTCACCAAAGCCCCGAGTGCAGAACTTCGGCCCGATCAAGTCGATCAGGATTCACTACCAGACTATGCAGTCTTGGATGATATTTTGGTACGGCTGATTGAAAAACATCAGTCCCGCAAGGAGATTTTAGCGGCAGGTCATTCTTCTGAAGTTCTTGATAAAGTGCTTGGCCTTGTTCGCCGTGCTGAATTCAAACGCAAGCAAGCAGCACCAGGACTGAAAGTGAGCGATCGCGCCTTTGGAACCGGTTGGCGGATGCCGATCGCTTGTCGTTGGGGCTAACTGAATTTCACATTAGATATAGTTATTCATGACGGCATCAAGAAATGCACTAAAACTTGTGAATGACATCAGGCTAGGCTTTCAACAATTTGTCATCCCCATACAGCGAGATGCAAGAATAAAAAATGTTTGCAGCCGACAATAATTGTTCTGGAGCAACTATAAGAGATCGCTGACTTCTAATTAGGAGAAGCTAATGAACTATGCACTCCCCCTAACTGCTTTTGTTGGGAGCTTCACTTTAATGCTCTTGGTAGGGGCACCAGTAAAGGCTTGTCCACCGGGTCACTATCAAATGGGTGGTGGCAATGCTGGTTGGGTCGGTTGTGCGCCCATGGATGGTGGCGTAGGTTCAGGGAACAGTGCTCCCAGCATTGCAGATATGAATATCACTGCTCCCAGATTGTCTACCTACGATGCGAAGCAATGGGTGGATTTCTTTGAGCAAATGGCACAGTCCAGCATCGAGACTGAGCGCGAACTAGTTGGCAAGGAAAACCCAGAGGTCTATGAAGCTTTGTTGCAAGGAGTTTGGATCTTTGGCAGTTCGAAGCTGGATAGCAAAGTCCCCATGTGTACGGCTACTTTTGCAACCCGACGTGGTGGCGTGATGTTCCAAGATTGGACGGGCGATGAGCCAGGGACATTTCTTGCCTTCTACAACGTCAACATTCAGAGGGTGAATCAGGTGAAGCGTGTCCGGGTTCGTCTCGAGCAATCCGGCGAAAGTCAGACAGTCGAAGCGTTCCAGACTAATTACCCGCTTGTGGACACGATGGGCATGCTGATGTCTCGCGTGCCCTCAACTGAAGCACTTTTGTCGTCCATCGAAGACAACCAAGATTTCAACATCTACATGCGGGAGTCGGATATCGAAACAAGACGCGGCCTAGGGCTCTTACTCCTTCCGAATCGAGGCAGGAACGATGTTGAATACAAAGTCGTTTCTGGAGAATGGCACAGTGGCCTATCTGCCCGCGACGCTCTAAAAGCCTGCATTCAAAAGCGTGATGCTCGCTAAATCGATGAGATCCCTTGCAGAGATCTTGCAGTCTTGCTCTGACGCCTTATTCCCCGCTGAAATGGGGCGTAAGAAGGTTGACATTCACAGCACAGATTGTGATGGGGATACGCCACTTCATGTGATGGTGCGACGGGCTGACTTTGCTGCAGTTCTAGTGCTAATCGAGGCGGGTGCTAACGTAAATGCGATCGGGGATATGGGTGAAACACCGCTGCACATTGCGGTTCGACAAGAGTTAGAACCGATCGTGGAAGCCTTGCTGGAGGCTGGATCCAATCCAGATATCCGGTCTGAATTTGGTCAAACTCCCAGAGAGCAGGCTGCAAAGCTTAAAGGCACCATCAAGCAATTATTTAGGTAGCTGCCAATCATCAAGGTATTCCTAGAGCAACTACCAAATTTCGCGGAGATCCAGACTGAAACCAGTGAGGAGTGGATCGGCAGAAATGATTTCTGGATTCTCAAGACATTCTGGATCTTGGGACGATCGCCATACTTCTACTTGTCGAAATGTCGGTAGAATCAGCCAGCCGAGCTGACAGCCATTTGCCAGATATTCTGCAAGTTTGCCACGCAGATCATCTGGGCGATCGCTCGCAGACGCCAGTTCAATTACAAAAGCCGGACAGCCTGGAAAGAACTCATCCAGGCCTCGTGTCACCGCCCGCGTTAACTGTTCCGGTGTCACCCAAGCAGCATCCGGCGAACGAATCGCACCATTCGGCAAGCGAAAACCCGTTGAAGAGTCAAAGATAGCGCCTTGTTTGGTTTGCCGGAACCACAGACCAAGCTGTGTGGCGATCGCCTGATTGCGACGGCCACTCTGCCAATGGGTAGGGCTCATTTCAATTAATTGTCCGTCAGCATCCAACTCAAAGCGGCAATCGGGATTGGCCCGACAAAGCTGCTCAAACTGATGCGGACTGAGGTGGAAGTTCCGAGGAATCGCAACCATGCTGGCCACTCAGACTCTGGCCTCTATTCTGTCTCAGCCCCCGTGCGATCGCAGCAAGGACTGAGACAACCCAACAGCAGCTAGGACTTCGCCAACTCTTTTTCGGCCGGATTAGTCATCGCTGCCGGGGCCGACATGCGGTGATGATTGACGATTAGGCGAGTGCCGCGTTTCTGGTTGAAGTAGGTCCAAGCCCACTGCACCATCACCAGCAATTTGCTGTCGAATTCAATCAAATACCAGACGTGGATAAAAGCCCAGACCAGCCATGCGGGGAAACCACTGAGGCGAATACCTGCTAAGCGGGCAACCGCAGCGTTACGGCCAATCACTGCCATGCTGCCGAAGTCTTGGTAGCGGAAGGGATCAACGGGTTGACTCTTCAGCCGCCGCTTGAGTGCCTTACCGAGATAAGCCCCCTGCTGCATCGCGACTGCTGCCACACCGGGCAGTGGGTTGCCTGCTTGATCAGGGCAGTGGGCCAGGTCACCCAAGACGTAGACGTTGGGGTCAGTCGGCAGCTGCAAATCAGGCTGGACGATGACGCGACCAATGCGATCGAGTTCTGCACCGGTTCGTTGCGCTAGGAGCTTGCCCAAGGGTGACGCTTTGACGCCCGCAGCCCAAAGGGTCGTGCGGCTAGGGATCTCATGCAAGTCGTCGCCAGTCTTAAAGACGACGCGATCTTCTTGAATGTCGGTGACCATGGCTTTGGTTTGCACAGTCACGCCCAAGCCTTCTAGCTGTACTTGCGCTTGGGCTGACAGCTCTGGCGGGAAGGGTGGTAAGACCCGATCCATGCCTTCAATCAAAATGACCTTGGCTTTGGTGGTGTCGACATTGCGGAATTCTTTGCGCATTTCACCGCGGGTTAATTCCGCGATCGCGCCAGCTAGTTCAACGCCGGTGGGGCCTGCTCCCACGATCGTGAAGGTCAACCAAGCTTGCTGACGCTCTGGATCGCTCTCCTGCTCAGCTTGCTCGAGGGCAAAGTAAATCCGGCGGCGCATTTCCAGCGCATCTTCAACCGTTTTCAGCCCCGGAGCAAAGGGCTGCCATTGGTCGTTGCCAAAGTAGTGGTGGCTGGCACCCGTCGCCACAACCAAGTAGTCGTATTCGACAATTTCATCGCCAACGCGCACCCAATGGGCCTGCGGATCGATGTCAGTCACTTCACCGAGAATGACGCGGGTATTGGGGTTACGACCTACGATCGCCCGGAGCGGCGCAGGGATATCGCCCGGCGAAATTTCCCCTGTAGCCACTTGGTACAGCAAGGGTTGAAACAGGTGAAAGTTTCGTTTATCAATCAGGGTGAGCTCGACAGAGGTCTTGCCAAGATTGAGGGCGGTATACAGCCCTCCAAAACCGCCGCCAATGACGACGACACGCGGTTTGCTGACAGTCGAAATCATGGGCGCTAGGAGTGAAATCTCTGTAGTGTGAGCGATCGCAGCGGCTGAAATGGTGGCTTGCGGCACCCTTTGACGCAGTAGGTCAAGAATTGTAAGGCACGACCGTAGCCTAAGTCACATTACTCATCATAGCGTGGCACTCTAAGGCCGCTTTTACACTGAATGATTTTGTGATTATGACTATCGACACACAAACTGCTTTAGAACCGCTCTTAAAAGACATTGCTCAGCAACTAGGCGCGATCGCCCAAGCCCTGCGACCGGCGGATGAATCCTTGGGCTTTGGCCCCAGCCCCGGACGCCAGTACATCTATGTCAACCGTAGCCAAGGCTGTAATTGGTATCGCCTCGATGCCGAGGGTCATCCAATCGCAATCGAGGCACCAGCACTTACCGGCTATATCGTCGGTCTTGAAATTCGGGAGCTGCAGCGGCGCGGCAAAGCCGTTCCCAAGCTGCATTTGCACATCAAAGCCGATCGCCATTACGTGCTGGAATCCGGTGCGCAATCGGTGTTCAGTAAGTCCTTACTGGTGGCGATCGCCCAACTCCAACCGGCACAACTACGGCAGCCAATTACCCTGGAGCCCCAAGCGGCTGAGGGCAACGAAGCGGAGTTTGCCCGCCTTTACATCAACGGTGAGTACGTGCATGCCCCTTGGGATGACAACAGTGACTTTCCGCATCTGACCCAGCAGGCGATCGCCGTCGTCCAAGCCGCCCAGAACTAGCGGTTGTCGCCGTCGCCCTGCAAGACGCCCCGCTGTTGGCGCGATCGCAGTTTTTCCAAATTGGCTGACGCGATCGCGTCCATCTCGAGTCCCAGTTCCGTCGCCAGTTGCGCCACGTACCAGAGCACATCGCCCAATTCCTTGGCGATCGCCGCTTGGGTTTCGGCATCGATCTGGCCATGGCGATCGCGAATCACCTTTTTAATTTTCTCGGCCACTTCGCCCGCTTCACCGCACAAGCCTAAGGTGGGATAGAGAAAGTTACGACCGGCCTGGGGGTAGCAGGCGGTTTGGCGCGACTGTCGCTGGTAGTCCTGAAAATCCACCGTTGAGTTTCCTCTGCATCAAAACAGCAATAAGACGGGTCCCTGTTGGTACTATCTTCCGTGAGTCCTGGTCTCTCTTTTCCACGGCTATCCGCCCCATTCGCCTCTGCTGTCGATGCAACCCAACGACTTTCAGCGCCGCACTAAAATTGTCGCCACGATTGGCCCTGCAACGTCCAAGCCCGAGGTGCTACGGGCGTTGATCGAAGCTGGCGCATCGACATTACGGCTCAATTTCTCCCACGGAACCCACGACGATCATCAGCGCAGCATTCGCCTGATCCGTCAGATCTCCTTCGAGCTCAATCGTCCCGTTGGCATTCTGCAAGACTTGCAGGGACCGAAAATCCGCCTCGGTCGTTTTGCCGATGGCCCAATTACAGTCCAAAAGGGTGACTCCTTCATCCTGACCAGCCGCAGTGTACCGGGCTCGCAAACAATCAGCTCGGTCACCTATGAACCGCTGGCCGATGAAGTGCCGGAAGGCGCAACGATTCTGCTTGATGATGGCCGCGTCGAAATGACGGTGGTCAAGGTCGATCGCCAAACTCGTGAGCTGCACTG
Protein-coding regions in this window:
- a CDS encoding NAD(P)/FAD-dependent oxidoreductase: MISTVSKPRVVVIGGGFGGLYTALNLGKTSVELTLIDKRNFHLFQPLLYQVATGEISPGDIPAPLRAIVGRNPNTRVILGEVTDIDPQAHWVRVGDEIVEYDYLVVATGASHHYFGNDQWQPFAPGLKTVEDALEMRRRIYFALEQAEQESDPERQQAWLTFTIVGAGPTGVELAGAIAELTRGEMRKEFRNVDTTKAKVILIEGMDRVLPPFPPELSAQAQVQLEGLGVTVQTKAMVTDIQEDRVVFKTGDDLHEIPSRTTLWAAGVKASPLGKLLAQRTGAELDRIGRVIVQPDLQLPTDPNVYVLGDLAHCPDQAGNPLPGVAAVAMQQGAYLGKALKRRLKSQPVDPFRYQDFGSMAVIGRNAAVARLAGIRLSGFPAWLVWAFIHVWYLIEFDSKLLVMVQWAWTYFNQKRGTRLIVNHHRMSAPAAMTNPAEKELAKS
- a CDS encoding ankyrin repeat domain-containing protein; this encodes MGRKKVDIHSTDCDGDTPLHVMVRRADFAAVLVLIEAGANVNAIGDMGETPLHIAVRQELEPIVEALLEAGSNPDIRSEFGQTPREQAAKLKGTIKQLFR
- a CDS encoding Uma2 family endonuclease, which translates into the protein MVAIPRNFHLSPHQFEQLCRANPDCRFELDADGQLIEMSPTHWQSGRRNQAIATQLGLWFRQTKQGAIFDSSTGFRLPNGAIRSPDAAWVTPEQLTRAVTRGLDEFFPGCPAFVIELASASDRPDDLRGKLAEYLANGCQLGWLILPTFRQVEVWRSSQDPECLENPEIISADPLLTGFSLDLREIW
- a CDS encoding GTP-binding protein gives rise to the protein MDSLQQWQEVEAVLADLSQASQEHHYRQTHRLVQDYLDRLQLSPREQQGLEPLLKSLERMQAKLEQQVLHIAVFGLVGRGKSSLLNALVGETVFETGAIHGVTTAIATAAWPLTTDEDGVQRLRWSGLGDVQVELIDTPGIDEIDGDQWEALAKRVAQQADLILFVVSGDISQLEQDTLTVLHQAHKPLLLVLNKADQYGDRDREAIRNKLADERLRHLISIDEIVTVAAAPRQAEPEYDGDRLVGTKLVSLPPQVEPLRQRIITLLLHEGQSLLALNALLQMAMVDRQVVRRKLQSRDRQAEELIWRFAIAKGMAVAINPISFVDLLGGAAIDVALILQLSQLYDLPIGEGKAIALLRTIAVGMGSLGLGEGLVRVGLSALKGLMGVAAPVSGGLSLGVYVPVALTQAGIGGFATYAIGQVTKAYLANGADWGPEGAGLLTQQILDSLDEAAILQRLRGEIDRRLRLKQL
- a CDS encoding nicotinate-nucleotide adenylyltransferase — protein: MHLALFGTSADPPTLAHQAIIQGCADCFDHVAIWASDNPFKQHAASLRDRSQMLAAMVNACQPPLSNAQVYADLSFPRTIQTLTVARDRWPQAKISLVIGSDLLAQIPRWYQAAQWLPSVSLFVVPRPASNDWQTAADWLTQQGTTVAIAPFQGPAIASSTFRESSDWRLLPAAVTAYIHQHQLYSSASAAL
- a CDS encoding NAD+ synthase, yielding MKLAIAQLNPTIGDLTGNTQAIVAVAREAQQAGARLLLTPELSLCGYPPRDLLLLPDFLAAIADQLEQLCREAPKDIALLVGAPLPNPQAGIEGGKPLFNGAVLIENGEIRDRFYKQLLPTYDVFDEDRYFQSGQGGWFDLQAEGETLRVGVSICEDLWNEPEFWGERRYESDPIAALVADQIDLLVNLSASPYCFGKPKLREALLRHTCRRYQIPLLYANQVGGNDDLIFDGNSFVLNAAGEVLQRGKHCQAELLIVDWQQIQLAPATTAIASPSLTESQQDLAELWEVLVLGLRDYTRKCGFKSIVLGLSGGIDSALVAALAAAAIEAENVLAILMPSPYSSDHSITDAIALAENLQIRHETIAIAPLMTAFEHSLSDLFAGRSPDVTEEDIQSRIRGTLLMAAANKLGSLLVTTGNKSELAVGYCTLYGDMNGGLAAIADLPKTWVYQLCHWLNSEAAAEVRSQHFPQAPTEIIPDSILTKAPSAELRPDQVDQDSLPDYAVLDDILVRLIEKHQSRKEILAAGHSSEVLDKVLGLVRRAEFKRKQAAPGLKVSDRAFGTGWRMPIACRWG
- a CDS encoding nucleoside triphosphate pyrophosphohydrolase family protein, with translation MDFQDYQRQSRQTACYPQAGRNFLYPTLGLCGEAGEVAEKIKKVIRDRHGQIDAETQAAIAKELGDVLWYVAQLATELGLEMDAIASANLEKLRSRQQRGVLQGDGDNR